A genomic window from Pirellulales bacterium includes:
- a CDS encoding redoxin domain-containing protein produces MRGSLQVAAVAVALVACGQVLADQPSNVPPIGKKIDGFSLPDIHGNNRTLAELRGGKALVVAFVGVECPLVKQYAPRLATLAAEYEAQGVKFVAIDSNLQDSLAEIAHFAKMHDLTFPVLKDMNNRVADAFGATRTPEVFVLDADDVLRYAGRVDDQFGFKTGAGYAKPRLERRDLAVSIDELLAGKPVSQPLVKADGCIIGRVKHEPHGDVTYSNQIARILQTRCLECHRDGEVAPFAVDSYDEVVGWAEMIREVVNDGRMPPWYANPAHGKYSNDARLTDEEKGLLASWVDNGCPEGDKSQLPAPREFAKGWRIGEPDQVIFVDSEPYAVPAEGTVEYKYFTVDPGWTEDKWVQATECRPGNSAVVHHIICFIRAPGSVEGMMAGLGGYAPGNPSDVHPAGTATFVPANSKLVFQMHYTPNGVATTDRSSIGIKFADPQSVKKKVHGDAIGNLSLNIPAGDPNFEVKAKHKFRRDMLILNMTPHMHLRGKDFRYVLTHPDGREQVLLDVPNWDFNWQLRYELAEPVLAPKGSTLHCVAHFDNSTENLANPDPTKVVHFGDQTWEEMMFGFYASIDPKEDLTVKVAGEADKNEGPRSGSTLERDGNAGGR; encoded by the coding sequence ATGCGCGGCTCGTTGCAAGTGGCGGCTGTGGCGGTTGCCCTTGTGGCCTGCGGGCAGGTCTTGGCGGACCAGCCCTCGAATGTTCCGCCGATCGGCAAGAAGATCGACGGCTTTTCGTTGCCTGACATTCATGGCAACAATCGCACGCTCGCCGAGTTGCGCGGCGGCAAGGCCTTGGTCGTGGCGTTCGTCGGCGTTGAGTGTCCGCTCGTTAAGCAGTACGCGCCGCGGTTGGCGACGTTAGCTGCGGAATACGAAGCACAGGGCGTGAAGTTCGTCGCGATCGATTCGAACCTGCAGGATTCGCTGGCCGAAATCGCACACTTCGCCAAGATGCACGACCTGACGTTTCCCGTGCTGAAAGACATGAATAATCGCGTTGCCGATGCCTTCGGCGCCACGCGTACGCCGGAAGTATTCGTGCTCGACGCAGACGACGTGCTGCGATACGCGGGCCGGGTGGACGACCAGTTCGGCTTCAAGACCGGGGCCGGCTATGCCAAGCCACGCTTAGAGCGTCGCGACCTGGCCGTGTCGATCGACGAACTGTTGGCCGGCAAGCCCGTCAGCCAGCCACTGGTAAAGGCCGACGGTTGCATCATCGGTCGTGTGAAGCATGAACCGCACGGCGATGTCACCTATTCGAACCAGATCGCGCGAATTTTGCAGACGCGTTGCCTGGAATGCCATCGCGATGGCGAAGTCGCGCCGTTCGCCGTCGATTCGTACGACGAAGTGGTGGGCTGGGCCGAAATGATTCGCGAGGTGGTCAACGACGGACGCATGCCCCCTTGGTACGCCAATCCCGCGCACGGCAAGTATTCCAACGACGCACGGCTGACCGACGAAGAAAAGGGTCTGCTGGCCAGTTGGGTCGACAATGGTTGCCCGGAAGGGGACAAGTCGCAACTGCCGGCGCCGCGTGAATTCGCCAAGGGTTGGCGCATCGGCGAGCCCGACCAGGTGATCTTCGTCGACAGCGAACCGTACGCGGTGCCCGCCGAAGGGACCGTGGAATACAAGTACTTCACGGTCGACCCCGGTTGGACCGAGGACAAATGGGTGCAAGCCACTGAGTGCCGGCCAGGCAACTCGGCCGTGGTGCATCACATCATTTGCTTTATTCGCGCGCCGGGCAGCGTCGAAGGGATGATGGCCGGGCTGGGTGGATACGCACCGGGGAATCCCTCGGACGTGCATCCGGCAGGAACCGCCACGTTTGTGCCAGCCAATTCGAAACTGGTTTTCCAGATGCACTACACGCCCAACGGCGTCGCGACGACGGATCGCAGCTCGATCGGCATTAAGTTCGCCGACCCGCAGAGTGTGAAGAAGAAGGTACACGGCGACGCGATTGGCAACCTGTCGCTAAACATTCCGGCCGGCGATCCCAACTTCGAAGTCAAAGCCAAGCACAAGTTCCGCCGCGACATGTTGATCTTGAACATGACGCCGCACATGCATCTGCGTGGTAAGGATTTCCGGTACGTGCTGACGCATCCGGATGGACGCGAGCAGGTGCTGTTGGACGTGCCGAATTGGGACTTCAACTGGCAACTGCGTTACGAGTTGGCCGAGCCAGTGCTCGCTCCCAAGGGCTCGACATTGCATTGCGTCGCGCACTTCGACAACTCGACCGAGAACCTGGCGAATCCGGATCCGACGAAGGTCGTTCACTTCGGCGACCAGACGTGGGAAGAAATGATGTTCGGCTTCTACGCTTCGATCGATCCGAAAGAGGATCTAACCGTTAAGGTTGCAGGCGAAGCCGACAAGAACGAAGGCCCCCGCAGCGGTTCGACCCTCGAACGCGACGGAAACGCCGGCGGACGATAA
- a CDS encoding TlpA disulfide reductase family protein — translation MKRWLICLCSVAILATSFFTPATAADNKAVNSDAKPLRYKVHIGQELIYTGESDFQHDDGSIKTKINWKLLPVRQNPDGGCRMLIRQGTSRGRTKKGEAEVTYSPEKVSMAWCDLAPDGCIADNPTLDFTLDVRAVLPQLPKAGQTSWQCDNSLTTVHDDYKLLESNAADADHIRFEDVSKTPTDEIYLSSKKSTFSFDVKRGLVDQADAETAQGYGVEGRGTTRLSLSEVAQVDPNIATFVAVEMTDYFAVKQEYEELLSEAEKDATRSSDLSTRAKAILEDLRATVQSEIFQSQLDADLKRHDTVAKHALEQAQRFAAVVGQPSPTWQTTDLAGNTRSIEDCRGKVVVLDFWYRGCGWCIRAMPQIKQLAAHCQGQPVEVFGMNTDDDQADARFVVEKLALSYPTLKADGLDEKYGVRGFPTLLIIDQAGTVREVHVGYSPTLGKSVTASIDKLLAETAAAK, via the coding sequence ATGAAGCGGTGGTTAATCTGCCTTTGCAGCGTCGCGATTCTTGCAACTTCGTTCTTCACGCCGGCCACTGCGGCCGACAATAAAGCCGTGAATAGTGACGCCAAGCCGCTGCGCTACAAGGTGCATATTGGACAGGAGTTGATCTACACCGGCGAGAGCGATTTTCAGCACGACGACGGCAGCATCAAAACCAAGATCAACTGGAAGCTGCTCCCCGTGCGGCAGAATCCGGACGGCGGCTGCCGAATGTTGATACGGCAAGGAACGTCGCGCGGGCGAACCAAGAAGGGCGAGGCCGAGGTCACCTACAGCCCCGAGAAGGTATCAATGGCCTGGTGCGACCTGGCGCCCGACGGCTGCATCGCGGACAATCCGACTCTCGATTTCACGCTCGATGTACGCGCTGTTTTGCCCCAATTGCCCAAGGCGGGGCAGACTTCCTGGCAATGCGACAACAGCCTGACCACGGTTCACGACGATTACAAGCTGCTCGAGTCAAACGCTGCGGATGCGGATCACATCCGGTTCGAGGATGTTTCCAAGACCCCGACGGACGAGATTTATCTCAGCTCGAAGAAGTCGACCTTCTCGTTCGACGTGAAGCGGGGGCTAGTCGATCAGGCGGACGCCGAAACCGCACAAGGGTATGGCGTCGAGGGGCGCGGTACGACCCGGCTGTCGCTCAGTGAAGTCGCGCAAGTCGATCCGAACATCGCCACGTTCGTGGCCGTCGAAATGACCGATTACTTCGCCGTCAAACAGGAATACGAAGAGCTGCTGAGCGAAGCTGAAAAAGATGCTACGCGATCGAGTGATCTGTCGACCCGGGCGAAAGCGATCCTCGAGGACTTGCGCGCCACGGTTCAATCCGAGATCTTTCAATCGCAGCTTGACGCCGACCTGAAGCGGCATGACACAGTCGCCAAGCACGCACTCGAGCAGGCGCAACGCTTCGCCGCGGTCGTGGGTCAGCCATCGCCGACATGGCAGACGACTGACCTGGCGGGCAACACCCGCTCGATCGAAGATTGCCGCGGCAAGGTCGTGGTGCTCGATTTCTGGTATCGCGGGTGCGGCTGGTGCATCCGTGCCATGCCGCAGATCAAGCAGTTGGCCGCGCACTGTCAGGGGCAGCCGGTCGAGGTGTTTGGCATGAACACCGATGACGACCAGGCCGATGCCCGTTTCGTGGTCGAGAAGCTGGCGCTCTCCTACCCGACGTTAAAGGCCGACGGCCTGGACGAGAAATACGGCGTGCGCGGCTTTCCAACGCTCTTGATCATCGATCAGGCGGGCACCGTGCGCGAGGTCCACGTCGGGTATTCGCCCACGCTGGGGAAAAGCGTGACGGCCTCGATCGACAAGCTGCTGGCCGAAACCGCGGCCGCAAAGTGA
- a CDS encoding penicillin acylase family protein: MRLRVLSGDWCSRVAALSVAIVMATSGAAQSETVTVYRDDWGVPHIYAETLPGAAFAAGYAQAEDRLEQLLQNYRLAAGTLAEIAGPALIDQDYRSRVWQHEEIAREHYNQMDPKLKAASAGFIKGIQKYMDEHPDEVPKWAQKLEPHFPVMLSRFIIWNWPEGQAQDDLERAGIKPSAQPYLGSNEWVIAADRSANGKVIALIDPHLSWYGPFRFYEQRMYASGEDFALSGAAILGLPMPGLGHTQYASVAMTTGGPDTADVYEETIDPANPLRYEVDGKWREMTTRKITLRVREGEKVTEKSFQVDSTHHGPVVARKDGKAYTMALAYIDRAGLMEELYKVHTARSLDAIKAALTTCELMPQNIMIGTVDGDTFYVHDGRVPVRNHGLPTNKPVPGNVSKNDFAGIHPFEDLAQVTNPKDGYMQNCNVAPVHMMRHSPMTKESAKRPYLYYDDGRGNHQRAEMVTEILHTDNSVTLDEAIDLAFCTQILGAEKWQERLAQAWKSAKDAAKTPDVSAAFAAIQGWDRRADPGSNGALAYYAFKMALGGKLAEAISVPADLKDEDILAALTKGTDWMRSKAGGVSARYGDVFRVARKDGKQSWPVGGGSVKEAGMATPRAISFDAVGDQKIGHGGQTSTQIVVLSKPPRSYMVLPLGESDHPATGHWDDQAAKLFSEGKAKDTYFMDREGLAPHVTSTKKLEYN; this comes from the coding sequence ATGCGTTTGAGAGTTTTGTCGGGTGATTGGTGTTCTCGGGTCGCGGCACTTTCGGTCGCGATCGTCATGGCGACGAGCGGTGCAGCACAGTCCGAAACGGTCACCGTCTATCGCGATGACTGGGGCGTACCGCACATTTATGCTGAGACATTGCCCGGCGCGGCCTTCGCGGCCGGTTACGCACAGGCCGAGGATCGCCTCGAACAACTTTTGCAGAACTATCGTCTCGCCGCCGGTACGCTGGCCGAGATCGCAGGCCCTGCGCTGATCGATCAGGACTATCGTTCGCGCGTCTGGCAGCACGAGGAAATCGCCCGCGAGCATTACAACCAAATGGATCCGAAGCTGAAAGCCGCTTCCGCCGGCTTTATTAAAGGTATCCAAAAGTATATGGACGAGCATCCGGACGAGGTGCCCAAGTGGGCGCAAAAGCTGGAACCGCATTTCCCGGTCATGCTCAGCCGATTCATTATTTGGAACTGGCCCGAGGGACAGGCACAGGATGACCTCGAGCGGGCCGGTATCAAGCCCTCGGCGCAGCCTTACCTGGGTTCGAACGAATGGGTGATCGCGGCCGATCGCAGCGCGAATGGCAAGGTGATCGCACTGATCGACCCGCACTTGAGCTGGTATGGCCCCTTCCGCTTTTACGAGCAGCGGATGTACGCCAGCGGCGAGGATTTTGCGCTGTCAGGCGCGGCGATCCTGGGGCTGCCAATGCCGGGCTTGGGGCACACGCAGTATGCGTCGGTCGCCATGACCACCGGCGGGCCCGACACGGCCGACGTCTATGAAGAGACCATCGACCCGGCCAATCCGCTGCGCTACGAAGTGGATGGCAAATGGCGAGAAATGACGACGCGCAAAATTACGCTTCGCGTGCGCGAAGGCGAGAAAGTGACCGAGAAGAGCTTTCAGGTCGATTCGACGCATCACGGCCCGGTCGTGGCACGCAAAGACGGCAAGGCATACACGATGGCCCTGGCGTATATCGATCGCGCAGGCTTGATGGAAGAGTTGTACAAGGTTCACACGGCCCGCAGCCTGGACGCGATAAAAGCGGCGCTAACCACCTGCGAGCTAATGCCGCAGAACATCATGATCGGCACCGTGGACGGCGACACATTCTATGTGCATGACGGGCGAGTGCCGGTCCGCAATCACGGCCTACCGACGAACAAGCCCGTGCCGGGCAATGTCTCGAAGAACGACTTCGCGGGCATTCACCCCTTCGAGGATTTGGCACAGGTCACGAATCCCAAGGACGGGTACATGCAAAACTGCAACGTCGCGCCAGTGCATATGATGCGGCACAGCCCGATGACCAAGGAAAGTGCCAAGCGGCCGTATTTGTATTATGACGATGGACGCGGCAATCATCAGCGCGCCGAGATGGTGACCGAGATTCTGCATACCGACAATTCCGTCACGCTCGACGAGGCGATCGACCTGGCCTTCTGCACTCAGATTCTCGGCGCCGAGAAATGGCAAGAGCGTCTGGCCCAGGCGTGGAAGTCGGCCAAGGACGCCGCAAAGACGCCCGATGTCAGCGCCGCTTTCGCCGCGATCCAAGGTTGGGACCGTCGTGCCGATCCGGGCAGCAACGGGGCCCTGGCCTATTACGCCTTCAAGATGGCGCTGGGCGGCAAGTTGGCCGAGGCGATCAGCGTGCCGGCAGATTTGAAGGATGAAGATATCCTGGCGGCGCTCACGAAGGGAACCGATTGGATGCGCAGCAAAGCCGGCGGCGTCAGCGCTCGTTACGGCGATGTGTTTCGAGTCGCCCGCAAAGACGGCAAGCAAAGCTGGCCCGTCGGCGGTGGCAGCGTGAAGGAGGCCGGCATGGCCACCCCGCGCGCGATCTCGTTCGACGCGGTCGGCGATCAAAAGATCGGCCACGGCGGCCAGACCTCGACGCAAATCGTGGTGCTCTCGAAGCCGCCACGCTCGTACATGGTGCTACCTCTGGGCGAGAGCGATCATCCCGCGACGGGGCACTGGGACGACCAGGCGGCGAAGTTGTTTAGCGAAGGGAAGGCCAAGGATACCTACTTCATGGACCGAGAAGGGCTCGCGCCGCATGTCACGAGCACCAAAAAGCTGGAATACAACTAA